One window from the genome of Ciconia boyciana chromosome 8, ASM3463844v1, whole genome shotgun sequence encodes:
- the SLC35G1 gene encoding solute carrier family 35 member G1, with protein MVLCQGGEAAAVPAAGGKEPEVPLSRKDGVGTGQPCLCPAPGMEAAGAEERRVCGCCSGLSWPRCCKAPGKKKKAACPGLGLFYTVLSAFLFSVASLFLKKIEDVHSVEVSAFRCVFQMAFVLPGLIYYKTGFLGPKGKRIFLFFRGFLGSSAMILLYYAFQVMPLADATVITFSSPVFTSLLAWIFLKEKYSVWDLLFTLFAITGVVLIARPPFLFGSNVTGIEGSYTDHLKGTIAAITSTVSAASTFVILRKVGKSVHYFLSIWYYAVIGLIGCVIALFVMNEWRLPYCGKDRVLLILIGLLGLGGQIFLTKALQIEKAGPVAIMKTMDVVFAFILQILFLNHLPTWWTVGGALCVVASSSGTAIRKWQQSLKKAKQNEI; from the exons ATGGTGCTGTGTCAGGGCGGTGAGGCCGCCGCTGTTCCGGCAGCGGGCGGGAAGGAGCCGGAGGTGCCGCTGAGCCGGAAGGACGGTGTGGGTACGGGGCAGCCTTGCCTGTGCCCGGCGCCCGGCATGGAGGCGGCGGGCGCCGAAGAGCGCCGCGTTTGTGGCTGCTGCTCGGGCTTGTCCTGGCCGCGCTGCTGCAAGGCACCCG gaaaaaagaagaaagctgcctGTCCAGGACTTGGTCTGTTTTATACCGTACTGTCtgccttccttttctcagtggcctctttatttcttaaaaaaatagaagatgtACATTCAGTGGAAGTGAGTGCATTTCGATGTGTTTTCCAAATGGCATTCGTTCTTCCTGGTTTAATATACTACAA aacagGTTTTTTGGGACCAAAAGgtaaaagaatttttcttttcttccgAGGATTCCTTGGCTCTAGCGCAATGATTCTTCTCTACTATGCTTTCCAAGTCATGCCACTAGCTGATGCCACTGTTATAACTTTTAGCAGTCCTGTTTTTACATCGTTGCTGGCATGGATCTTTCTCAAAGAGAAATACAGTGTTTGGGATCTTCTGTTTACCCTCTTCGCAATCACTGGAGTGGTTCTTATTGCCAGACCGCCATTTCTGTTTGGGTCAAATGTTACGGGGATTGAAGGAAGTTACACAGATCACCTTAAAGGAACTATAGCAGCAATTACAAGCACAGTATCTGCAGCTTCGACTTTTGTTATACTAAGGAAGGTGGGAAAATCTGTGCATTATTTTTTGTCAATTTGGTATTATGCAGTCATTGGTTTAATTGGATGTGTTATAGCATTGTTTGTTATGAATGAATGGCGTTTACCATATTGTGGTAAAGATAGGGTTCTTCTAATATTAATAGGCTTGTTAGGGTTAGGGGGTCAGATATTTCTCACAAAAGCATTACAGATAGAGAAAGCTGGACCTGTAGCCATAATGAAAACAATGGATGtggtgtttgcttttattttacaaattctttttctcaatCATCTACCAACTTGGTGGACTGTGGGTGGTGCCCTTTGTGTGGTAGCTAGTAGTTCTGGAACTGCCATTCGTAAGTGGCAACAAAGCTtgaaaaaagctaaacaaaatgaaatctaA